The following proteins are co-located in the Desulfoscipio sp. XC116 genome:
- a CDS encoding FRG domain-containing protein, translating to MEKENIVQFINRKKGEPLLNIILTDRKLLQGKSIEPLIKLMESEGINELFHESSEWFLRINGDYKNKYAKGLKQGNIGQLSKSSWGTVFKGQNEFINPLYVNYSGQDFEKSKECFEKSGIIDSLEKYIEKIGVLNDELNEPDNEKANLLWFRGQSAEWELIPSIYVQFLKNSCSIEEINDIEIKLINEFKSLSWPYLDYIPDNEWEWLFIMQHHGLPTRLLDWTTDPLIALAFALKVDDFSMDEDDKEPVVWVLDPIKLNSSNKMHRCISSYKYIPNICLLKKEELNGYEPLEYTGSYDSVLPLAVIGPLNNKRITSQNGNFSIFPIVNRTSKFVEYSKNTMGENCEYIKKLIISKGTKSKIKQKLIQIGYNKVRLYPELQSVSHEIKRKFGLTK from the coding sequence GTGGAAAAAGAAAATATAGTTCAATTTATTAATAGGAAAAAAGGTGAACCTTTATTAAATATTATTTTAACAGACAGGAAATTATTACAAGGGAAAAGTATTGAACCATTAATAAAGTTAATGGAATCAGAAGGAATCAATGAACTTTTTCATGAATCTTCAGAATGGTTTTTAAGAATAAATGGTGACTACAAAAACAAATACGCAAAGGGACTTAAACAAGGTAATATTGGTCAATTATCAAAATCATCCTGGGGAACTGTGTTTAAAGGACAAAATGAATTTATTAATCCATTATATGTAAATTACTCGGGGCAGGATTTTGAAAAGTCCAAAGAATGTTTTGAAAAAAGTGGCATTATTGACAGCCTTGAAAAATACATAGAAAAAATTGGTGTATTAAATGATGAGTTAAACGAACCAGATAACGAAAAAGCAAATTTGCTATGGTTTAGGGGTCAGAGCGCTGAGTGGGAATTGATTCCAAGTATTTATGTACAGTTTTTAAAGAATAGCTGTTCAATAGAAGAGATAAATGATATAGAAATAAAGCTAATTAATGAATTTAAATCATTATCATGGCCATATTTAGATTATATTCCTGATAATGAGTGGGAATGGCTTTTTATTATGCAGCATCATGGATTACCAACAAGGTTACTTGATTGGACAACAGACCCACTAATTGCATTAGCATTCGCCTTGAAAGTAGATGATTTTAGTATGGATGAAGACGATAAGGAACCAGTTGTATGGGTATTAGACCCAATAAAGCTAAACTCAAGTAATAAAATGCATAGATGTATTTCTTCTTATAAATATATACCTAATATATGTCTGTTAAAAAAAGAAGAGTTAAATGGATATGAGCCGTTAGAATACACAGGTAGTTATGATAGTGTTTTACCCTTAGCTGTGATTGGGCCATTAAATAACAAAAGAATTACAAGCCAAAATGGTAATTTTTCTATATTTCCAATTGTTAATAGAACATCTAAGTTTGTAGAATATAGCAAAAATACTATGGGTGAGAATTGTGAATATATAAAAAAACTAATTATTAGTAAGGGTACAAAATCAAAAATTAAACAAAAGCTTATTCAAATTGGATATAATAAAGTTAGATTATATCCAGAACTACAGTCTGTTTCACATGAGATAAAAAGAAAGTTTGGTTT
- a CDS encoding amidoligase family protein: MVRIEMGLTGISRKEAAGIIADYLNTKPAYKGGLTYQYNIGDWTVFMDGGVAPEKADGDAGDDYKVGIGIPESTEEELAGVFKALDGAKAIINDSCKLTVTIDSTGHTDRTKDNLINLFGSKRELIFKAFGVKDGNIKIENDKIVFQLFRATLDANRIIIYKYFCILLNQLALNLKTASKKKLKVITPSLPSGFSLSG; this comes from the coding sequence ATGGTAAGAATTGAAATGGGATTGACTGGCATTTCTAGGAAAGAGGCTGCTGGTATAATTGCTGACTACCTGAACACTAAACCGGCCTATAAGGGTGGGCTTACATACCAATATAATATTGGTGATTGGACAGTGTTTATGGACGGAGGGGTTGCGCCGGAAAAAGCAGATGGAGATGCTGGTGATGATTACAAGGTTGGCATTGGTATTCCGGAAAGCACGGAGGAAGAATTAGCCGGAGTATTTAAGGCTCTGGATGGAGCAAAAGCTATCATCAATGACAGTTGCAAATTGACAGTGACTATTGATAGCACGGGCCATACAGATAGAACAAAGGATAATTTGATAAATCTCTTTGGAAGCAAAAGGGAATTGATTTTCAAGGCATTTGGCGTTAAGGATGGTAATATTAAAATTGAAAATGATAAGATTGTGTTCCAATTATTTAGGGCAACGTTGGATGCCAACAGAATTATTATATATAAATATTTTTGCATTTTGCTGAATCAATTGGCTCTGAATTTAAAAACGGCCAGCAAAAAAAAACTGAAAGTGATAACCCCAAGTTTACCTTCCGGGTTTTCCTTATCCGGCTAG
- a CDS encoding site-specific DNA-methyltransferase gives MATSGQATPSAFGHYRAAGTIDDLKHAEYNPRKDLKPGDTEFEKIRNSITEFGYVEPIIVNIDLTIIGGHQRCKVLKELGYTDVDCVIIDIDKTKEKALNIALNKISGEWDFESLAKLLDELKEKDFNIEFTGFDFSEAERLWNEYMPEDDNEKEDEIPDVPDKPVIQPGDIIMLGRHRLICGDATKGEDLEKLMNGKKARLTVTDPPYGISYVGKTKDALTIQNDNLDDEEFYNFLLNAFKRIYGLSDDGASLYVFHADAKGLIFRRAFIDSGFKHSQCCIWVKNTFVMGRQPYQWQHEPAIFGWKPTGSHYWNGDRKQSTIWNFDKPRANDVHPTMKPVPLIEYIIKNSSKYGDIVVDTFLGSGTALIAADNTDRICYGSELDPKYCQVIIETLDKL, from the coding sequence ATGGCAACTTCTGGACAGGCAACACCATCAGCTTTCGGGCATTACAGGGCGGCAGGAACAATAGATGACTTAAAACACGCTGAATATAATCCCAGGAAGGATTTAAAGCCTGGTGACACTGAATTTGAGAAAATCCGCAACAGCATTACAGAGTTCGGCTATGTGGAGCCAATTATTGTAAATATTGATTTGACCATTATTGGTGGCCATCAGCGATGCAAAGTATTAAAAGAATTAGGATATACCGATGTGGATTGTGTAATCATTGATATTGATAAAACAAAGGAAAAAGCCTTAAATATTGCTCTTAATAAAATTTCCGGTGAATGGGACTTTGAATCCTTGGCAAAATTGCTGGATGAATTAAAGGAAAAAGATTTCAATATAGAATTTACCGGTTTTGATTTCTCCGAAGCGGAGCGGCTTTGGAATGAATATATGCCGGAGGATGATAATGAAAAGGAAGATGAAATTCCCGATGTGCCGGATAAACCGGTAATTCAGCCGGGGGATATAATTATGCTTGGCAGACACAGGCTGATCTGTGGCGATGCCACCAAGGGTGAGGATTTAGAAAAACTAATGAATGGCAAGAAGGCCAGGCTTACCGTAACAGATCCTCCATACGGAATCTCTTATGTAGGTAAAACAAAGGATGCACTGACAATTCAAAATGATAACCTGGATGATGAAGAATTCTATAATTTTCTGCTTAATGCTTTTAAAAGAATATATGGGTTATCCGATGACGGAGCAAGCCTTTATGTGTTCCACGCCGATGCCAAGGGGTTAATATTTAGAAGAGCTTTTATTGATTCAGGATTTAAACATTCTCAATGCTGTATATGGGTAAAAAATACATTTGTTATGGGAAGGCAACCATACCAGTGGCAGCATGAACCGGCTATCTTTGGTTGGAAGCCTACAGGATCACATTATTGGAATGGTGACAGAAAGCAGAGTACTATTTGGAATTTTGACAAACCAAGAGCCAATGATGTCCATCCGACCATGAAGCCGGTACCACTAATTGAGTACATTATTAAAAATTCCAGTAAATATGGTGATATTGTCGTGGATACTTTTCTCGGCAGTGGTACCGCTCTTATTGCTGCGGATAATACGGATAGGATCTGCTACGGCTCTGAGCTTGATCCAAAATACTGCCAGGTTATTATTGAAACGCTGGATAAATTATAA
- a CDS encoding DUF6431 domain-containing protein yields the protein MNGLGDQIVLIIRRLRCEHCRRIHHELPDILVPYKRHSRKSIEAVIAGDTALTVTADESTLGRWRSWFSEMYYHFLGCLASIATLLGNQSVKESSCLSQSALTRIWDYVGNATGWLARVVRSVANTNCWVHTRSAFPS from the coding sequence ATAAATGGCCTTGGCGATCAGATCGTGCTCATCATTCGCCGGCTCCGTTGTGAACACTGCCGTCGGATCCATCACGAACTTCCGGATATACTCGTCCCGTACAAACGCCACAGCAGAAAAAGCATTGAGGCGGTCATAGCCGGAGACACCGCACTGACCGTCACCGCTGACGAATCCACATTAGGCCGTTGGCGCAGTTGGTTTAGTGAAATGTATTATCACTTCCTGGGTTGCCTGGCCTCCATCGCTACCTTACTCGGTAACCAATCTGTGAAAGAATCGTCCTGTCTTTCCCAGTCTGCGCTCACAAGGATTTGGGACTATGTTGGCAACGCCACCGGCTGGCTGGCCAGAGTTGTCCGATCAGTGGCAAACACAAATTGTTGGGTACATACCCGTTCTGCATTCCCGTCCTGA
- a CDS encoding DDE-type integrase/transposase/recombinase produces the protein MKDQQKAEEIAAQRMQLLSPLLADGLDAAKIREIKKDICQQTGLSERTLRRYLAQYRAVGFRGLKPKGKGRQTEEAIPSNILTQAILLRREVPGRSIAQIIQIMEWEGLIQEGRIKRSTLQEKLAEKGYSTRQMRMYSDSGVAARRFQKKHRNQLVHSDIKYGPYLPIGKDGAKKQVYLVTFIDDATRFVLHGEFYPTLDQVIVEDCFRKAIHKYGVPEAVYFDNGSQYRTKWMHRTCSKLGTRLVFAKPYSPEATGKVERFNRVVDAFLGEAKLEKPQSLDKLNELFWVWLEECYHNKPHSGLDGSASPHAAYRSDNKALRYLDPQTIANAFLHCEKRKVDKAGCISFNGNKYEVGLPFIGCKVQVIYDPANITELTIEYEGHAPWTARQLVIGQRAGKRPPLPEHLQPKPAESSRLLAAAALKNQQRKEQQAPAISFRAVNKEDNSHV, from the coding sequence ATGAAAGACCAACAAAAGGCCGAAGAGATTGCCGCTCAGCGGATGCAACTACTATCCCCGCTGCTAGCGGACGGGCTTGATGCGGCCAAAATCAGGGAAATTAAGAAAGATATCTGCCAGCAGACCGGACTATCCGAGCGTACGCTGCGCAGATACCTGGCCCAGTACCGGGCAGTCGGCTTTAGGGGACTAAAACCTAAAGGCAAAGGCCGGCAAACCGAAGAAGCTATACCATCAAATATCCTAACTCAGGCCATCCTGTTGCGTCGTGAGGTGCCCGGTCGCAGCATCGCTCAGATCATTCAGATTATGGAATGGGAAGGGCTGATCCAGGAAGGGCGGATTAAACGCAGCACCCTGCAGGAGAAGTTGGCCGAGAAAGGCTACAGCACAAGACAGATGCGCATGTACTCCGACAGCGGCGTGGCGGCTCGGCGATTCCAAAAGAAGCACCGCAACCAGCTCGTACATTCCGACATCAAATACGGCCCCTACCTGCCAATCGGCAAGGATGGCGCTAAAAAGCAGGTCTACCTGGTCACCTTCATCGACGATGCCACCCGCTTTGTGCTGCACGGCGAGTTCTACCCGACGCTGGATCAGGTCATTGTAGAAGATTGCTTCCGTAAAGCGATTCACAAATACGGAGTTCCCGAAGCGGTATATTTCGACAACGGTAGCCAGTATCGCACTAAATGGATGCATCGCACCTGCAGCAAATTAGGCACCCGGCTAGTATTTGCAAAACCGTACTCTCCGGAGGCAACCGGTAAAGTAGAAAGGTTTAACCGGGTGGTGGACGCCTTCTTAGGCGAGGCCAAACTGGAAAAACCACAATCGCTGGACAAGTTAAATGAGCTGTTTTGGGTCTGGCTGGAGGAGTGCTACCACAACAAGCCGCATTCCGGGCTAGATGGTAGCGCCAGCCCGCATGCTGCCTACCGCAGTGACAACAAGGCACTAAGGTATTTGGATCCACAAACCATCGCTAACGCCTTTTTGCACTGTGAAAAACGGAAAGTGGACAAGGCTGGCTGCATCAGCTTTAACGGCAATAAGTACGAAGTCGGGCTGCCGTTTATCGGGTGTAAAGTGCAAGTCATCTACGACCCCGCTAACATCACTGAACTGACTATTGAATATGAAGGGCACGCACCCTGGACAGCTAGGCAGTTAGTAATCGGCCAGCGAGCCGGGAAACGCCCCCCGCTGCCGGAACACCTGCAGCCCAAGCCCGCCGAATCGTCGCGACTCCTGGCTGCAGCCGCCCTGAAAAACCAGCAGCGTAAAGAGCAGCAGGCTCCAGCCATTTCTTTTAGAGCCGTGAACAAGGAGGATAACAGTCATGTTTGA
- a CDS encoding AAA family ATPase — protein sequence MFESFYGLSKTPFSRDIPTDQLYQSLMLDETLGRLEYAARRQLFAVVTGDCGTGKTTTIRLFKASLNPAMFMVMYLADSKLTPRHFYKGLLEQLGCEAKFYRGDAKRQLHREVELMRGIQQLQPVVIVDEAHLLDKEMLEEVRFLLNFKMDAQSPMALILVGQSELWDKFQLQAYAAIRQRIDLQCKLPHLDRSQVGEYINRHLAYAGAEHDIFSDNAVDQVFRYSSGAVRLVNKVCTHCLLYGAQNGRRIIDDHMVKLVIQGELL from the coding sequence ATGTTTGAATCCTTCTACGGCCTGTCTAAAACACCGTTCTCCCGGGACATCCCAACGGATCAGTTGTACCAATCGCTGATGCTAGATGAGACACTGGGCCGATTGGAATATGCCGCCCGTAGGCAACTTTTCGCCGTGGTTACCGGTGACTGCGGTACCGGTAAAACAACCACCATCCGCCTGTTCAAGGCCTCTTTAAATCCGGCCATGTTCATGGTGATGTATCTGGCGGACTCCAAACTTACCCCCCGGCATTTCTACAAGGGCCTATTGGAACAGCTAGGCTGTGAAGCCAAGTTTTATCGCGGCGACGCCAAGCGCCAGTTGCACCGGGAAGTCGAACTCATGCGCGGTATTCAGCAACTGCAGCCGGTTGTTATCGTAGACGAAGCGCATCTTTTGGACAAAGAAATGCTGGAAGAGGTACGATTCTTGTTGAACTTTAAAATGGATGCCCAAAGTCCTATGGCCCTGATCTTGGTGGGTCAGAGCGAACTGTGGGATAAGTTCCAGCTTCAAGCGTACGCCGCCATCCGCCAACGGATCGACCTGCAGTGTAAACTGCCGCACCTGGACCGTTCCCAAGTCGGGGAATATATTAATCGGCACCTGGCTTATGCCGGTGCCGAACACGATATCTTTTCAGATAATGCGGTTGATCAGGTGTTCCGGTATTCCAGCGGTGCAGTCAGGCTTGTTAACAAAGTCTGCACCCATTGCTTGCTCTATGGAGCTCAAAACGGTCGTCGGATTATTGATGATCACATGGTGAAGTTGGTTATCCAGGGAGAATTGTTATAA
- a CDS encoding DUF3795 domain-containing protein: MKSEKLRLCTPDKRHAAVCGLFCPSCTYFIGTKEAPEKLKERAKLFNRPVEELECYGCRSEKLFFFCKENCKMRNCAAEKKIDFCGECSEYPCAELKEFQVQLPHRIELWKSQERIKEVGYEKWYEEMIEHYSCPECGTLNSAYDMACRKCGTTPSCNFVNLHKDEIIQSSSKLKLSE; encoded by the coding sequence ATGAAAAGTGAAAAATTGCGTTTATGTACTCCAGATAAACGGCATGCTGCCGTATGTGGTTTGTTTTGTCCTTCGTGTACTTATTTTATTGGAACTAAGGAAGCTCCAGAAAAGCTCAAAGAGAGGGCAAAACTTTTTAATCGTCCAGTTGAAGAATTGGAATGTTATGGCTGCCGGTCCGAAAAACTATTTTTTTTCTGTAAAGAAAATTGTAAAATGAGAAATTGTGCGGCTGAAAAGAAGATAGACTTTTGCGGTGAATGCTCTGAGTATCCTTGTGCCGAATTAAAAGAATTTCAAGTCCAATTGCCACATAGAATAGAGCTGTGGAAATCTCAAGAGCGTATAAAGGAAGTTGGGTATGAAAAATGGTATGAAGAAATGATTGAGCATTACTCGTGTCCAGAATGCGGCACATTGAATTCTGCCTATGATATGGCATGTAGGAAATGCGGTACAACGCCTAGTTGTAATTTTGTGAATCTACATAAGGACGAAATTATACAAAGTTCGAGCAAGTTAAAGCTTTCTGAATAA
- a CDS encoding RNA polymerase sigma factor has protein sequence MVNTYKEEFEHLYSENYHKVYNLALGLTGNPDEAEEITQEAFYRALKSYGSFRHDSSFFTWIYRITLNVSNNYLKRKKNLPTQYLEDELEKLGLRVENIIDSNPAENDPETLYLARETRFKCLHSLTECLTGEQRKIFCMVITLGLSHKQVAEILGCSLNKVKTTLHRAKKRWFGYMNNRCSLIKKSNPCKCEQWVCFALKHGWITKEETSIKKQAVNTHALQEAKKLKNLKELYQTLYPDSADQALKERIREGIKKKEWQILS, from the coding sequence TTGGTTAATACATACAAAGAAGAGTTTGAGCATTTATATAGCGAAAATTATCATAAAGTTTACAACCTTGCGCTTGGGCTTACTGGAAATCCTGACGAAGCTGAAGAAATTACCCAGGAAGCGTTTTATCGTGCTTTAAAATCTTATGGTTCATTTAGGCATGATAGCTCATTTTTCACATGGATATATCGAATTACGCTGAATGTAAGCAATAATTATTTGAAAAGGAAAAAAAATTTACCTACACAATATTTGGAGGATGAGCTGGAGAAATTAGGGTTAAGGGTAGAAAATATAATTGATTCAAATCCGGCGGAGAATGACCCTGAAACTCTATATTTGGCAAGGGAAACTAGGTTTAAATGCTTGCACAGTCTTACCGAATGTCTAACCGGCGAACAAAGAAAAATATTCTGCATGGTAATTACACTTGGGCTTTCTCACAAACAAGTAGCAGAAATTCTTGGCTGTTCCCTTAATAAGGTAAAGACAACCTTGCATAGAGCTAAGAAGAGGTGGTTTGGGTATATGAATAACAGGTGCAGTTTGATTAAAAAATCTAATCCCTGCAAATGTGAACAATGGGTGTGCTTTGCTTTGAAGCATGGTTGGATTACGAAAGAGGAAACTTCGATTAAAAAACAAGCAGTAAACACTCATGCTCTACAGGAAGCTAAGAAGCTTAAAAATCTTAAAGAGCTATACCAGACACTTTATCCGGATTCTGCCGACCAAGCATTAAAAGAGAGAATCCGAGAAGGAATTAAGAAAAAAGAATGGCAAATACTTTCATAA
- the rlmD gene encoding 23S rRNA (uracil(1939)-C(5))-methyltransferase RlmD, whose protein sequence is MRPGQEIKLQITDINRYGDGIGRAEDGMVVFVPGAVTGERVTARIGELRKRYARGTLLEIVIPSEHRVATVCGLAERCGGCNLQHIAYGEQLRWKTALVRQNMARIGGVDEGVVRDIIGMPDPWHYRNNVRFKVQRQAGKVTLGFFAAESHRLVAGIDGGLATPCLLAHRELSRVAEAVQALLEESPAGAALPEEVMLRRGSTGEIMVVLMGKLGSAAGTGVQNTDVLAGLSGEISAIPGVVTVVGYTRTGGKKTGGRYQTLAGRGYIEDELDGLHFRISAASFYQVNPSQTAVLYKQVLNYCDLRGHEEVADAYCGVGAIALYVARYAKAVQGYEVVPGAVRDAEDNAVLNGIKNTRFFAGAVERVLTEHVNKGYRPEVVVLDPPRSGCRPEVLDALAQSGAGRVVYVSCDPATLARDVGYLHRLGYRLQEVQPVDMFPQTGHVECVVLMTYCGLKGK, encoded by the coding sequence TTGCGGCCAGGACAGGAAATAAAACTGCAAATAACGGATATTAATCGTTACGGCGACGGTATTGGCCGGGCGGAGGATGGTATGGTGGTTTTTGTCCCCGGTGCGGTAACCGGGGAGCGGGTTACCGCGCGCATTGGGGAACTGCGTAAAAGATATGCCCGGGGGACGCTGTTGGAAATCGTTATTCCATCGGAACATAGGGTAGCAACTGTCTGTGGTCTGGCTGAACGCTGCGGCGGCTGTAATTTGCAGCATATTGCCTATGGCGAGCAACTACGCTGGAAGACTGCTCTGGTCAGACAAAACATGGCTCGCATAGGCGGTGTCGACGAAGGTGTGGTGCGCGATATCATTGGTATGCCGGACCCCTGGCACTATCGCAACAATGTGCGGTTTAAGGTTCAGCGGCAGGCTGGGAAAGTAACCCTGGGGTTTTTCGCTGCGGAATCCCACCGGTTGGTTGCGGGCATTGATGGCGGTCTTGCAACTCCGTGTCTGTTGGCCCACCGGGAGTTGAGCCGGGTGGCCGAGGCGGTACAAGCGTTGCTGGAAGAGAGCCCGGCGGGCGCGGCATTACCGGAGGAGGTTATGCTGCGCCGGGGCAGTACCGGTGAAATAATGGTGGTATTGATGGGCAAGCTTGGAAGTGCTGCAGGCACAGGTGTGCAAAACACGGATGTCCTGGCCGGGCTAAGCGGTGAAATATCCGCTATTCCCGGGGTGGTGACGGTGGTGGGGTATACCCGAACCGGCGGTAAAAAGACAGGCGGCCGCTATCAAACTCTAGCCGGCCGGGGTTATATCGAAGATGAGCTGGACGGATTGCATTTTCGTATTTCCGCCGCCTCCTTTTACCAGGTAAACCCATCGCAAACCGCCGTACTTTATAAGCAGGTACTGAATTACTGCGACCTTCGGGGGCATGAGGAAGTGGCCGATGCTTACTGTGGGGTAGGTGCCATTGCCCTTTACGTGGCCAGGTACGCCAAAGCGGTGCAGGGTTACGAGGTAGTGCCGGGGGCGGTGCGGGACGCCGAAGACAACGCTGTGCTTAACGGTATAAAAAACACCCGTTTCTTTGCCGGTGCGGTGGAGCGGGTGCTGACTGAGCACGTGAACAAGGGATATCGTCCAGAGGTAGTGGTGCTGGACCCGCCCCGCAGCGGCTGTCGTCCCGAGGTATTGGATGCATTGGCCCAAAGCGGTGCCGGACGGGTGGTCTATGTTTCCTGTGACCCGGCCACCCTGGCCAGGGACGTGGGGTATCTGCACCGGTTGGGTTACCGGCTGCAAGAAGTGCAGCCGGTGGACATGTTCCCGCAGACGGGGCACGTTGAGTGCGTGGTTCTGATGACGTATTGTGGTTTAAAGGGCAAATAA
- a CDS encoding alpha/beta fold hydrolase: protein MLTSAASALVCWTVTHPPRHLPDRTPASVGLAYRDVTFCSREDRLEIKGWLLPAANSDRVVIMAHGYRNNRLQDDVPALSLARELVKAGYNVLMFDFRNCGESAGAITSIGQYEVRDLLGAVDFVRHTPGISRRVALLGFSMGAGTAILAAAGEPAVDAVIADSPFADLEKHLKDKCHPLGSVLVPELKLLTGLQPERVAPAKEVSKLASRPLLLVHGEADKVISKVSSEQIWRAAGPAASLWTVPEAGHLKAYAVAGSDYSHRVIGFLDDALR from the coding sequence ATGCTGACTTCGGCGGCTTCGGCGCTGGTTTGTTGGACCGTAACCCATCCGCCCCGCCATCTTCCTGACCGGACACCTGCCTCTGTGGGCCTTGCCTATCGGGATGTGACCTTTTGCAGCCGCGAGGACAGGCTTGAAATAAAAGGGTGGCTGCTGCCCGCCGCTAATAGCGACAGGGTAGTTATCATGGCCCACGGTTATCGCAATAACCGGCTGCAGGATGACGTGCCCGCGCTGTCGCTGGCCCGGGAACTGGTGAAGGCCGGGTATAATGTGTTAATGTTTGATTTCCGTAATTGCGGGGAATCAGCCGGTGCTATTACCTCCATCGGGCAATATGAAGTAAGGGATTTGCTGGGGGCCGTGGACTTTGTACGTCACACGCCGGGTATTTCCAGGCGGGTGGCCTTGCTCGGTTTTTCCATGGGGGCCGGTACGGCTATACTGGCGGCGGCCGGGGAACCGGCGGTGGATGCGGTAATTGCCGACAGCCCTTTTGCCGACCTGGAGAAACACCTGAAAGACAAATGTCATCCTTTAGGGAGCGTGCTGGTGCCGGAATTAAAGTTATTGACCGGGCTGCAGCCGGAGCGGGTGGCGCCGGCCAAGGAAGTAAGCAAGCTGGCGTCGCGGCCTCTTTTATTGGTTCACGGGGAGGCCGATAAGGTTATATCAAAGGTGAGCAGCGAACAAATATGGCGTGCGGCCGGACCTGCCGCCAGCCTTTGGACCGTGCCGGAGGCAGGCCATTTGAAAGCGTATGCCGTGGCGGGTTCTGATTACTCCCACCGGGTGATCGGGTTTTTGGATGATGCTTTGCGGTAG
- a CDS encoding polysaccharide deacetylase family protein — MSSSSLRVATGIMFLLGVCFCWFFYPTHAKAPSNLPEDQAGADISQQPNTPDKTTLPVNREPQDPVKPQQQSDDKNIGKQTPSSGAGQNASVTQNEPLDAAHENPESTTKPNEGLTPQPPAASPAKPVSGSTDQLIKRVDGIDNMVAITFDDGPFPKMTEQYLAVLDKLNAKATFFMVGQRIKYYPELARQVVEQGSEIGSHSWQHAHLDQLTKDAIIKDLNDVADQVQDTVGRKISLLRPPYGGRSDNLLAAARQLGYKVIIWDVDPRDWEDPPPEKIVAGVLEQVKPGSIIVMHEGHPNTLQALPDLIQKLRERGLEPMLVSEMLNQVQSQPENSLATDSTQ, encoded by the coding sequence ATGTCATCCTCATCCTTACGTGTTGCGACAGGTATAATGTTTTTACTTGGTGTTTGTTTTTGTTGGTTCTTTTACCCCACCCACGCCAAAGCCCCATCCAACTTGCCCGAAGACCAAGCCGGGGCGGATATAAGCCAACAGCCTAATACACCTGATAAAACCACCTTACCTGTAAACCGGGAGCCCCAAGACCCTGTTAAACCGCAACAGCAGTCCGATGATAAGAACATTGGAAAACAAACCCCATCCTCCGGTGCCGGGCAAAACGCATCTGTAACCCAAAATGAACCGCTAGATGCCGCCCATGAAAATCCGGAAAGCACAACTAAGCCCAATGAAGGGCTGACACCGCAGCCGCCCGCAGCATCACCTGCAAAGCCGGTATCCGGTTCAACTGATCAGCTGATTAAACGAGTGGACGGTATCGACAATATGGTGGCTATTACTTTTGACGACGGTCCCTTTCCCAAAATGACCGAACAATATCTGGCAGTGCTGGACAAGCTTAATGCCAAGGCTACGTTTTTCATGGTTGGCCAGCGTATTAAATACTATCCCGAACTGGCGCGTCAGGTAGTGGAGCAAGGCAGTGAAATCGGCAGCCATTCCTGGCAGCATGCCCATCTGGACCAGTTAACGAAGGACGCCATTATCAAAGATCTTAACGATGTGGCAGACCAGGTGCAAGACACAGTTGGCCGGAAAATCAGCCTTTTGCGTCCCCCTTACGGCGGACGCAGTGATAATTTACTGGCGGCAGCACGGCAACTGGGCTACAAAGTGATCATATGGGATGTCGACCCTCGGGACTGGGAAGATCCTCCCCCGGAGAAAATTGTTGCCGGCGTACTTGAACAGGTTAAACCGGGCTCCATCATCGTAATGCACGAAGGTCATCCGAACACGCTGCAGGCTCTGCCTGATTTGATCCAAAAACTTCGGGAGCGCGGTCTTGAGCCGATGCTTGTCTCTGAAATGCTGAATCAGGTTCAAAGTCAACCGGAGAATAGCTTGGCTACCGACAGCACCCAATAA